The Linepithema humile isolate Giens D197 chromosome 2, Lhum_UNIL_v1.0, whole genome shotgun sequence genome has a segment encoding these proteins:
- the nocte gene encoding protein PRRC2B isoform X12, translated as MSTLSGIVSKGEKGKSKFQSLDINSLYRVSRGESLEPHQQKNTLPRKHGMQSLGKVPSARRPPANLPSLKSETSSSDPAVSLVPSGGSGWATTKDSTPSTTTTTTVATSLDNTTTVSSTAQCAAGTTVSTSLHSLLPGQQNASQPPFLDQTNNKSSWSAIMSRSGDAVVGYAGLVGGAKGGRGALGLSFLAHQSPQFQHEFPSLSGQPSASVSTQSQTQQSSTTSNAISVAVHQSLLQQQPYSHNHSGGTPGSQQQSNRELNAQYGPGPSLRPQTEGSWIQGGSRTASGAAPATPAGPGNGNTPAGQGLPLNIPVSGGHTQEGPGGGRQNLGQSPNTGAGPGGQHNAVNNQGSAPAAGSNQIGPNLHHYRGLIPPFMYRSNFPGGFPSQFPPNSGSNSPRPRFNHPLDRFPPPQRGDRVAEEEILTRPIIKEEDLTRMDDISRDAGWAAHDDIDYNQKLAFSDDEADADPSKSDEKKEKEKKGDDNNMEEKEKRDNRDLKELRDPPHRPWTQPVNRDYRGSNGPSGGGYANQSQLHSVHSLRGVEDDETWSERRRIKSEVASVVERARQRKEEEEKRFQESTKQAAAKKLQDLEQKLKEKQAKHNKDDERAQSGEPKSLISIPPVPLPIPEWEREKENRERESRDRDRERSRTSSEGKDEKIIASGREARDGLRESRDQGLADFRQSDRQGFLRQQDTVRSERERERDRDRDQRDSRDREQPAFSRHFQNNLPPRFQKQQAERSSANFSRISPSAERSASQSVPFSQQYDPGRWLHNYNSLIDSGMKQSMPPQRRNRNDSDTSAPLDDERPPSRDHRGGAPSSREDRYRHSSHRSYDSRKPGGYYDEYSRSFRDYEYDDRHPRDSWERERHFDDKERDPKENLDSRDGRDVKDPRPTSRDARDVRDVRDRDKEKKEYDYSKDSFDEREREQRERPESSEWRDERSIGQIEGRRDAPKEERSERPQRPDSRDSRASRESKTSLRDDDLHKLRDWVSEVSDYEEKKRDYHEETRERERDRDRRQPPGPVTKEKIEADELKNEKRSLTQLKRGSDLQEKKDQPKESSVEVKKDADAWNRKTPESRQIERCDNSPKAWADAISPTFEKEEEKLAEAAKDGKEGDEIKQSSLDKPALDKREEAVTEDAKEQQLKDEKREKNMRNRTSSGSSSRVRESRGGRQWGGTFSVYTRGWRGPESRGRRGGPRPAGKSGLSAKSGSYGHTDSENSADEVSGSTESGKEDKRSARSPKPSQKIEKDERNREVSRRDDKRSADYPQARSEKRAYDGKPSHEAFAPSGEPSRRGRGGFRIRNTATGSRMEGYGPPSSKSPFSSERNADEKHQQQNVGRQNPPTPTSEKETSLLQSAPVESLDDKIIAKQQALTAGITGRRNKSPSQQTQQSGKQEASQVAVPSQKAQIRKDDSRSKRTRSGSRRGRDSREARSRGSSSNVSKQPQSDVGNEDWETTSENSEEHIDDHKESRNSRNKHFGGRAIQATNQNAIGTNVHSRRSEQSANAREQREKNPKSSNPASRAPGAEKRNLQNAGFSAQKNHADSIPPLMQNAQIQNGGRSRSQSSTNSGAVTNKSSNKDSMVNRIDEIKLADPNLVNQALNELNKKSQTKDKKLMDSEIETSSCTEDAGNVAAEDKVDADGFQEVRSKKNVKESRHSQKEEAKPVKRDKEKERERDRSKTKSNGSQQVLQQVQNIPPLLGQNIPQPANIPQKQYDNRNSRNPRLAPRFQRLVKQQQQQMCVTDAGDMSKLNSAGNTYAKDSSNSPAPPPAVNAWDKPFTSQLRSNSPSAVPADIQLMSALTTQNDHSHEGNEANSGHSSQRNSPSGEKTGKNLKEALAEKNVSDVSSPPVQTLIFENTNYSKTTKTTGPTDLAVKSKFSNHIKTQQRAEKRADIEEDGSGQVQHQQQALSVAFSNKPNDLIKDKNQEPIQMPLSFNKNEDSADMKLDFTFDSDLSQLTDDKSKSLGMTRSMHIAGGQSTISPSTAELNLKIASVKKVWENAPPMPTVVEHEDGGGVVSSATSFPQAFESGDVDDSYSPHQQYSQNNMKSEITTSTNVCKLVPPQVKPQQQSSGSSGTQPGSTVPGPSPIGAGQSPIGHPPVSLQGPLSPPPFNSTGQPSHINYQEFPQYPGSQAAQYGGMSAIPSPPAVLFNTGSGQLPAQAGGLYGAFQLDQSRSPFTQYTPYAPSLQSSFSQQNVYLQQPPPPPPHAPNAPTPEMYQSNLSQYRITAAAAPPFGQNQQLSNNPNTVLISSSSNSLMSASVKPSSQPIGAIGTKAPHFQTPSAPQPNQLTYIPYDPNQVLSVSGSYMGNSQLVQRPGPNVQASANSYYSATSADVFPGSQTGFYQSGGATQQTGTHYGLQGFGQHSQSLATGSATPVGLQNYGPGFLSSSGLQIAAAAQQFRNPTGGLPGPGNAGPTFLSKHQPQEQPRQLKSPSGNQQDVLASVFSSTPQIPSPKSRNCKQQSSSQQPQPSPTQHHKYQQYQGVSQSALVLQQNVRGMGMPPRAGIQPSQQRYPPPIQRPVVPFAPGPNNPSQQQPACMPTQQQQQAQINRHRPNLHQQQQQQQQRNMKMQQQYYSSQGNVKMDSTDKSDNHNDKMNDGPSGTQSGGNKSNVNQQDSDNNKEEVNQQNE; from the exons ACTGTCTCTTCAACAGCACAATGCGCAGCAGGGACCACTGTTTCAACATCCCTACACTCGTTATTACCGGGACAACAAAATGCATCACAACCTCCTTTTTTGGATCAAACAAACAACAAATCATCATGGAGCGCGATTATGAGCAGATCAGGAGACG CAGTGGTTGGTTACGCGGGGCTCGTGGGGGGCGCGAAAGGGGGAAGAGGTGCCCTTGGACTGAGTTTCCTCGCCCACCAGTCCCCGCAGTTCCAACACGAGTTTCCCAGTCTCAGTGGACAGCCCTCCGCCTCCGTCTCCACTCAGAGCCAGACTCAACAGTCCTCAACAACATCCAATGCAATTTCAGTCGCGGTTCACCAATCGTTGCTACAGCAACAGCCGTATTCCCACAACCACTCAG GTGGGACGCCGGGAAGTCAACAGCAATCAAATCGAGAATTAAATGCGCAATATGGTCCAGGGCCGAGCCTGCGTCCACAGA CGGAAGGAAGCTGGATTCAAGGTGGGAGTCGCACTGCAAGTGGCGCAGCGCCAGCAACACCGGCTGGTCCCGGAAATGGGAATACTCCGGCGGGCCAGGGCCTCCCTTTAAATATACCTGTTTCCGGAGGACACACCCAGGAGGGACCCGGTGGAGGGCGGCAGAACTTGGGCCAATCGCCCAACACGGGCGCGGGCCCGGGAGGCCAGCATAACGCCGTAAATAATCAAGGTTCTGCGCCTGCTGCCGGTTCAAATCAAATTGGGCCAAATTTGCATCACTACCGGGGACTTATCCCGCCGTTT ATGTATAGATCGAATTTTCCGGGTGGATTTCCTTCTCAATTTCCACCGAATTCCGGATCAAATAGCCCCCGACCTAGATTCAATCATCCTTTGGATCGATTTCCGCCTCCTCAACGCGGCGATCGTGTGGCTGAGGAAGAGATTCTGACTAGACCCATCATCAAGGAGGAAGATCTTACTCGTATGGATGATATTTCACGTGACGCCGGATGGGCCGCGCACGATGATATTGATTATAACCAAAAATTGGCCTTTAGCGACGATGAAGCCGATGCAGATCCATCGAAAAGCGAcgagaaaaaagagaaggagaaaaaggGCGATGATAATAACATGGAAGAGAAGGAGAAGCGAGACAACCGAGACTTGAAGGAGCTTCGGGATCCGCCACATCGTCCTTGGACTCAACCTGTGAATCGCGATTATCGCGGATCGAACGGTCCGAGTGGTGGCGGCTACGCCAATCAATCGCAATTGCACTCTGTGCACTCTTTGAGAG GTGTCGAAGATGATGAGACATGGAGCGAGAGACGTCGAATCAAGTCTGAAGTCGCGTCCGTTGTCGAACGTGCACGACAACGcaaggaggaagaggagaaacGTTTCCAGGAATCGACGAAACAAGCGGCAGCTAAGAAACTACAGGATTTGGAACAGAAACTGAAAGAGAAGCAGGCGAAGCATAATAAGGACGATGAACGTGCGCAATCCGGTGAGCCTAAAAGCTTGATCAGCATCCCGCCTGTGCCTCTTCCGATACCCGAATGGGAAAGGGAGAAGGAGAATCGGGAGCGAGAGAGCAGAGATCGAGATCGCGAACGATCCCGTACTTCGTCCGAAGGCAAAGATGAGAAGATCATCGCGTCCGGACGCGAGGCTCGCGATGGTCTTAGAGAAAGCCGCGATCAAGGACTGGCGGATTTCCGTCAGAGCGATCGGCAAGGTTTCTTACGTCAGCAAGACACAGTGCGCAGCGAGCGCGAAAGAGAGCGCGATCGTGATCGCGATCAAAGGGACTCGAGAGATCGCGAGCAGCCGGCGTTCTCCCGACACTTTCAGAATAACCTGCCGCCCAGGTTTCAAAAGCAGCAGGCGGAGCGGAGCAGTGCGAATTTTAGCCGAATTTCACCCAGCGCGGAAAGATCTGCTTCTCAGTCCGTTCCGTTCTCTCAGCAATATGATCCTGGTAGATGGCTTCACAATTACAATTCATTGA TAGATAGCGGTATGAAGCAGTCTATGCCGCCGCAACGTCGTAACAGGAACGATTCGGATACGTCGGCACCGTTAGACGACGAACGACCTCCGTCTCGAGATCATCGCGGTGGTGCACCGTCGTCAAGGGAGGATCGTTATCGCCACTCTTCGCATCGGTCTTACGACAGCCGTAAACCGGGTGGTTATTACGACGAATACAGCCGCAGTTTTAGAGATTACGAATACGACGATAGACACCCTCGCGATTCTTGGGAACGCGAGAGACACTTCGACGACAAGGAACGAGATCCGAAGGAGAATCTGGACTCGAGAGACGGTCGTGACGTCAAAGATCCTCGTCCCACCAGCCGTGACGCTCGGGATGTGAGAGACGTACGCGACCGCGACAAGGAAAAGAAGGAATACGATTACTCGAAG GACTCTTTCGACGAGCGAGAGCGCGAGCAACGGGAGCGCCCCGAGAGCTCGGAGTGGCGTGATGAACGCAGCATTGGACAAATTGAAGGTCGCCGGGATGCGCCGAAAGAAGAGCGCAGCGAACGCCCGCAGAGACCAGATTCGCGCGACAGTCGCGCTTCTAGAGAATCTAAAACGTCCCTGCGCGATGACGATCTGCATAAATTGCGTGATTGGGTAAGCGAGGTCTCGGATTACGAGGAGAAGAAACGAGACTACCACGAGGAAaccagagaaagagagcgagacaGAGATAGAAGGCAACCACCCGGTCCAGTAACGAAGGAGAAGATCGAAGCGGACGAACTGAAGAACGAGAAGCGCAGCCTGACTCAACTGAAGCGAGGTTCCGATCTTCAAGAGAAGAAGGATCAGCCGAAGGAAAGCTCCGTCGAGGTGAAGAAAGACGCGGATGCTTGGAACAGAAAGACTCCAGAGAGCAGGCAGATCGAGAGATGCGACAATTCGCCAAAGGCGTGGGCCGACGCGATATCGCCGACCTTTGAGAAGGAAGAGGAGAAATTGGCGGAAGCTGCTAAAGACGGCAAGGAAGGCGACGAGATCAAGCAGAGTTCTTTGGATAAGCCAGCTTTGGACAAGCGGGAGGAGGCCGTCACCGAGGATGCCAAGGAGCAGCAGCTCAAGGATGAGAAGCGCGAGAAGAATATGCGTAACAGAACGAGTAGCGGCTCCAGCTCCAGAGTCCGCGAATCCCGAGGCGGACGTCAATGGGGAGGAACTTTCAGTGTTTACACACGCGGCTGGCGCGGTCCAGAGTCCAGAGGACGAAGGGGCGGTCCGCGACCTGCTGGCAAATCCGGATTATCGGCCAAGAGCGGTTCCTACGGACATACCGATTCCGAGAACAGCGCCGACGAGGTGTCCGGCTCTACCGAGTCCGGCAAGGAGGATAAACGCTCGGCTCGCTCGCCAAAACCGTCACAGAAGATTGAGAAGGACGAGCGAAATCGCGAGGTGTCGAGACGCGACGACAAGCGTAGCGCCGACTATCCTCAGGCGCGCAGTGAGAAGAGAGCGTACGACGGGAAGCCCAGCCACGAGGCTTTCGCGCCGTCCGGCGAGCCGTCCCGCCGCGGCAGAGGCGGTTTTCGCATACGAAACACAGCGACGGGCAGTCGCATGGAAGGCTACGGACCGCCGTCTAGCAAGAGCCCGTTCTCGTCGGAACGTAATGCGGACGAGAAGCATCAGCAGCAGAACGTTGGACGACAAAATCCACCGACACCGACTTCGGAGAAAGAGACGAGTCTCCTGCAATCCGCGCCAGTCGAGTCTCTTGACGACAAAATAATTGCGAAGCAACAGGCGCTCACGGCGGGTATCACAGGCAGACGTAACAAATCTCCGAGTCAGCAAACTCAACAGTCTGGTAAACAGGAAGCGAGTCAAGTTGCCGTCCCGTCCCAGAAAGCGCAAATCCGAAAGGATGACTCGCGTTCTAAGAGAACTCGCAGTGGAAGCAGAAGA ggGAGAGATAGTCGTGAAGCTCGTTCGCGTGGCAGCAGTAGCAACGTATCAAAGCAGCCTCAGTCGGACGTAGGCAACGAAGATTGGGAAACCACGTCGGAAAATAGCGAAGAGCACATAGATGATCACAAGGAATCCCGAAACAGTCGCAACAAACATTTCGGTGGACGAGCTATCCAAGCCACGAATCAAAATGCGATCGGCACAAATGTGCATTCCCGTAGAAGCGAGCAGTCGGCGAACGCTCGAGAGCAGCGCGAGAAAAATCCCAAGTCTTCCAATCCGGCGTCGCGAGCCCCGGGCGCGGAGAAGCGAAATCTGCAAAACGCCGGGTTCAGCGCTCAGAAGAATCACGCCGACAGCATACCGCCCTTGATGCAAAACGCGCAGATACAGAACGGCGGAAGGTCCAGGAGTCAGAGTTCGACCAACAGCGGTGCAGTCACGAATAAATCGAGCAACAAGGATAGTATGGTGAATCGCATCGATGAGATCAAACTTGCCGACCCGAACCTAGTGAATCAGGCGCTGAACGAGCTCAACAAAAAGTCGCAGACGAAAGACAAGAAGCTAATGGACTCGGAAATCGAGACGAGTAGTTGCACGGAGGATGCCGGGAATGTCGCGGCGGAGGACAAGGTGGACGCCGACGGTTTCCAGGAAGTGCGCTCGAAGAAGAACGTAAAGGAGTCCAGGCACAGTCAGAAAGAGGAGGCGAAGCCCGTGAAGAGGGATAAGGAAAAGGAACGCGAACGCGATCGTTCGAAAACAAAGTCCAATGGATCGCAGCAGGTCTTGCAACAGGTGCAGAATATCCCGCCCCTGCTCGGCCAGAATATACCGCAGCCGGCGAACATACCGCAAAAGCAGTACGACAATAGGAATTCGAGAAATCCAAGACTCGCACCGCGGTTCCAGCGTCTCGtgaagcagcagcagcagcaaatGTGCGTGACCGACGCGGGTGACATGAGTAAGCTGAACAGCGCCGGCAACACTTACGCGAAGGACTCGTCCAACAGCCCGGCGCCGCCACCGGCGGTCAACGCTTGGGACAAGCCGTTCACCAGCCAGTTGCGCTCGAACTCGCCGTCCGCGGTGCCCGCGGACATTCAATTGATGTCCGCTTTGACGACGCAGAACGATCACAGCCACGAGGGCAACGAGGCGAACTCCGGACACAGCAGCCAGCGGAACTCACCGAGCGGCGAGAAGACCGGGAAGAATCTGAAGGAGGCTCTAGCGGAGAAGAACGTGTCGGACGTGTCGTCGCCACCTGTACAAACTCTCATCTTCGAGAACACGAATTACTCGAAAACCACGAAAACCACCGGACCGACGGATCTTGCGGTGAAATCAAAGTTCTCGAATCACATCAAGACGCAACAGCGAGCCGAGAAGCGTGCGGATATCGAGGAGGACGGCAGCGGCCAGGTGCAACATCAGCAACAAGCGCTCTCCGTCGCGTTCTCCAACAAACCGAACGACTTGATCAAGGACAAGAATCAAGAGCCCATCCAGATGCCGTTGTCGTTCAATAAGAACGAGGACAGCGCCGACATGAAACTGGACTTCACATTCGATTCTGATCTCTCGCAGCTGACGGACGACAAGAGCAAGAGCCTGGGCATGACGCGCTCCATGCACATAGCCGGTGGCCAGAGCACGATATCGCCGTCGACCGCGGAACTAAACCTGAAGATCGCGTCCGTGAAGAAGGTCTGGGAGAACGCGCCGCCGATGCCCACCGTCGTCGAGCACGAggacggcggcggcgtcgtCAGCAGTGCGACCAGTTTCCCGCAGGCGTTTGAGAGCGGCGACGTCGACGACAGTTACAGCCCGCACCAGCAGTACAGTCAGAACAATATGAAAAGTGAAATCACGACATCCACGAACGTGTGCAAG CTGGTTCCCCCGCAGGTGAAGCCGCAGCAACAGTCTTCGGGGAGCAGTGGCACGCAACCGGGATCTACCGTGCCCGGGCCAAGTCCCATCGGAGCCGGTCAAAGTCCCATCGGCCATCCTCCCGTTAGCCTCCAAGGTCCTCTAAGCCCACCTCCGTTCAACTCTACAGGCCAGCCTTCGCACATCAATTATCAG GAGTTCCCGCAATATCCCGGTTCACAAGCTGCGCAATACGGCGGCATGTCGGCCATACCGTCGCCACCGGCGGTGCTGTTCAACACAGGCTCGGGACAACTGCCAGCTCAAGCCGGCGGTTTGTACGGAGCGTTCCAATTAGATCAAAGCCGATCACCGTTCACGCAGTACACGCCGTACGCTCCGTCCCTCCAGAGCTCGTTCAGTCAACAGAACGTGTACTTGCAACaaccgccgccaccgccgccccACGCGCCGAACGCTCCCACACCGGAGATGTATCAGAGCAATTTGTCTCAATACCGCATT ACTGCGGCAGCCGCTCCTCCATTCGGACAGAACCAACAGCTCAGTAACAACCCTAACACGGTACTTATCAGTTCGTCGTCAAATTCTTTAATGTCGGCAAGTGTGAAACCGTCGTCGCAACCAATTGGAGCTATTGGAACTAAAGCTCCGCACTTTCAGACACCGTCTGCTCCTCAACCTAATCAA ttgaCTTACATACCGTACGATCCAAATCAAGTGCTCAGCGTAAGCGGCAGTTACATGGGCAATTCGCAATTAGTGCAGAGACCTGGTCCAAATGTCCAAGCGTCTGCCAATAGTTACTACAGCGCTACGTCTGCCg ACGTGTTTCCTGGATCGCAAACGGGCTTCTATCAGTCCGGCGGTGCCACTCAACAAACTGGAACTCATTACGGTCTGCAAGGATTTGGGCAGCACAGTCAAAGCCTGGCAACGGGCAGTGCAACCCCGGTCGGTCTACAAAACTACGGTCCTGGTTTCTTGTCTAGTTCAGGATTGCAAATAGCCGCGGCGGCTCAGCAATTTCGCAATCCTACTGGCGGTTTACCGGGACCAGGAAATGCGGGACCCACGTTTCTCAGCAAGCACCAACCGCAGGAGCAGCCCAGACAGTTGAAGAGTCCGTCGGGAAATCAACAAGACGTGCTCGCGTCAGTTTTTAGCTCGA CTCCTCAAATACCGTCGCCTAAATCGAGAAATTGCAAACAACAATCTTCGTCACAACAACCACAACCGAGTCCCACGCAACATCACAAATATCAGCAATATCAGGGCGTTAGTCAGTCTGCTCTG GTTTTACAACAGAATGTACGTGGAATGGGTATGCCGCCGCGTGCTGGCATCCAACCTTCACAGCAGCGATACCCACCTCCCATACAACGACCCGTAGTACCATTCGCTCCGGGTCCAAATAATCCCTCGCAGCAGCAGCCTGCTTGTATGCCAacgcaacagcagcaacaagcTCAAATTAACCGTCATAGACCGAATTTGCAccagcaacaacagcagcagcagcaacgtAATATGAAGATGCAGCAGCAATATTACTCATCTCAAG GAAACGTTAAAATGGATTCAACTGACAAATCTGATAATCATAATGACAAGATGAATGATGGTCCTTCTGGAACGCAATCCGGGGGCAACAAGTCCAATGTGAACCAGCAAGATAGTGATAACAATAAGGAGGAAGTGAATCAGCAAAACGAGTGA